A single window of Magnetococcus marinus MC-1 DNA harbors:
- a CDS encoding adenylate/guanylate cyclase domain-containing protein, with protein sequence MAYSHRKTPFHINILSVLSLLLLGATCSIIWFNYDRSHFVTIESAWSLMEEKSEKIFERIQGVYTPIIALTDAAAANPALKSDLHLLEAHPSQAYLIATLRASRDIYAVLVGFDNGDFHEAANLEPYPHLREKLGAPAKTVFGIKHIVADAQGKRMSLWYFLDEQEQLLGQSEPQPDSYDPRQRPWYKKAQESTKTVKSDLYIYSFLQQPGVTFSQRFNGDGRDGVVGMDVTLSSISRFLRQQSITQAGEVFTFNAEGALTAYPDANKAMVSKLDPVSGQTKLQPAQLSDLNNPLIEAVHRQFKSRFTGHGPMNSHTFMVTVGGVQHLGTLSPVASRFGNGEYLALTAPLKHFVEPIEEVLHQSLLISLAIVLAMLPLSYWIALRIARSIKALTEEAKRIGRFELDGPVHVVSNIDEIHTLATAIGAMKATLNTFGRYAPKALVRQLMANHAEVALGGKRQPLTLMFTDVKEFTNMAEGMPPEALMRKVSAYFEVLGGAVLAQEGTIDKFIGDALMAFWNAPNEVADHTFKGCLAALESKHRMQELNQTWQTQGQAIMVTRFGLHADDMVVGNVGSSDRMDYTVMGAAVNLTARLEGLNKYYGTTILVSESVKIACQERILVRSVDRVMAKGTSIPVKVYELLGLVGEGPDYLQVSAAQIERCQRWEIAKARYLEQDWKGAIEQFSALAAEDSTDELAQIYIKRCGQYTQEPPPVAWDGVCHFSTK encoded by the coding sequence ATGGCTTATTCTCACCGTAAAACACCTTTTCATATCAATATCTTATCGGTTCTATCCCTGCTGCTGCTGGGGGCGACCTGCTCCATTATTTGGTTCAATTATGATCGCAGCCACTTTGTGACCATCGAGTCAGCCTGGAGCTTGATGGAAGAGAAAAGCGAGAAAATTTTTGAGCGTATTCAAGGGGTTTATACCCCAATTATCGCCCTTACCGATGCCGCAGCAGCCAACCCCGCACTCAAAAGTGACCTGCACCTATTAGAAGCACACCCCTCGCAAGCCTATCTCATTGCCACCCTGCGGGCCAGCCGAGATATCTATGCCGTGCTGGTGGGCTTTGATAATGGCGATTTTCATGAAGCAGCCAATCTGGAGCCCTATCCCCACTTGCGGGAAAAGTTGGGGGCTCCCGCCAAGACGGTTTTTGGGATTAAACACATCGTGGCCGATGCCCAAGGTAAGCGCATGTCCTTGTGGTATTTTTTAGATGAGCAGGAACAACTCTTAGGGCAGAGTGAACCTCAACCCGACAGTTATGATCCCCGTCAGCGTCCTTGGTATAAAAAGGCGCAGGAGTCCACGAAAACTGTAAAATCTGACCTCTACATCTACTCTTTTTTGCAACAACCTGGGGTCACTTTTTCTCAGCGCTTTAACGGGGACGGGCGGGATGGGGTGGTGGGGATGGATGTAACCCTCTCCTCGATCTCACGCTTTTTGCGTCAGCAGAGCATTACCCAGGCCGGGGAGGTGTTTACGTTTAATGCCGAAGGCGCTTTGACCGCCTACCCCGATGCCAATAAGGCCATGGTCTCTAAGTTGGACCCAGTGAGCGGCCAAACCAAACTACAGCCCGCCCAGCTTAGTGACCTTAATAACCCCTTGATTGAGGCGGTGCATCGGCAATTTAAAAGCCGCTTTACGGGTCATGGGCCAATGAACAGCCACACCTTCATGGTGACGGTGGGTGGAGTACAGCATCTGGGCACACTCTCACCAGTGGCCAGTCGCTTTGGTAATGGCGAGTATCTGGCTCTTACTGCACCTTTGAAGCACTTTGTGGAACCCATTGAAGAGGTCTTACACCAAAGTTTGCTCATCTCTTTAGCCATTGTATTGGCCATGTTGCCCCTGAGCTACTGGATTGCCCTGCGCATTGCCCGTTCCATCAAAGCCCTCACCGAAGAGGCCAAACGCATTGGCCGCTTCGAACTGGATGGGCCGGTGCATGTGGTCTCCAATATTGATGAAATTCATACGCTGGCCACAGCCATTGGTGCCATGAAGGCGACCCTGAACACCTTTGGTCGCTATGCCCCCAAGGCGCTGGTCCGGCAGTTGATGGCCAACCATGCCGAGGTTGCATTGGGCGGAAAACGCCAACCCCTAACCTTGATGTTTACCGATGTCAAAGAGTTCACCAATATGGCCGAGGGTATGCCACCCGAGGCGTTAATGCGCAAGGTGTCGGCCTATTTTGAAGTGCTGGGGGGCGCGGTGCTGGCCCAAGAGGGCACCATCGACAAGTTTATCGGGGATGCCTTGATGGCCTTTTGGAATGCTCCCAATGAGGTGGCCGACCATACCTTTAAAGGGTGTTTGGCGGCGCTGGAGAGCAAACACCGCATGCAGGAGCTCAACCAGACGTGGCAAACCCAAGGTCAGGCCATTATGGTGACCCGCTTTGGCCTGCATGCCGATGATATGGTGGTGGGTAATGTGGGTTCATCGGACCGTATGGACTACACGGTAATGGGGGCTGCGGTTAACTTGACCGCCCGTTTGGAGGGGCTGAATAAATATTATGGTACGACCATTTTGGTGAGCGAGTCCGTTAAAATCGCCTGTCAAGAGCGTATCTTGGTGCGCTCCGTGGATCGGGTTATGGCGAAAGGGACCTCTATTCCCGTTAAGGTCTATGAGCTGCTGGGTTTGGTGGGGGAAGGCCCCGACTATTTACAGGTCAGTGCGGCGCAAATCGAGCGTTGCCAACGTTGGGAGATTGCCAAAGCGCGCTATTTGGAGCAGGACTGGAAAGGTGCCATCGAGCAGTTTAGTGCGCTGGCCGCAGAAGATAGCACGGATGAGTTGGCTCAGATTTATATTAAGCGCTGTGGGCAATATACCCAGGAACCCCCACCTGTTGCGTGGGATGGCGTGTGTCATTTTAGCACGAAATAG
- a CDS encoding TlyA family RNA methyltransferase: MSRKAPKQRLDHLLIQLGLANSPAQALGLIMTGQVLVEDRPMFKPGEAVPESAAIRLKNSTKSRQWASRGGDKLVAGLDLFQIDPQGMVGLDIGASTGGFTDLLLQRGAAKIYAVDVGHGQLAWRLVQDARVINLERTNARELSPQLIPEPIDILVSDVSFISLSKALPAPLSLLKPGGLGVVLVKPQFEAPRAAVATGGVVLDLAVQQQCVARIAHWLTAQGCRVVGHTPSPIKGPKGNQEYLLHFSKPA; the protein is encoded by the coding sequence ATGTCACGCAAAGCCCCCAAACAACGCCTGGATCATCTGCTTATACAGCTTGGCTTAGCCAACAGCCCAGCCCAGGCTCTGGGCCTGATTATGACCGGGCAAGTATTGGTCGAGGATCGCCCCATGTTTAAACCTGGGGAGGCCGTCCCAGAGAGCGCCGCTATCCGCCTAAAAAACAGCACAAAAAGCCGTCAATGGGCCTCGCGCGGGGGGGATAAATTGGTGGCGGGGCTGGATCTTTTTCAGATTGATCCCCAAGGCATGGTGGGGCTGGACATAGGGGCCTCAACCGGAGGTTTTACCGATCTGCTGCTGCAACGGGGGGCCGCCAAGATCTATGCGGTGGATGTAGGCCATGGGCAGCTTGCTTGGCGCTTGGTGCAGGATGCGCGAGTGATTAATCTGGAGCGCACCAACGCACGAGAACTAAGCCCGCAATTGATCCCCGAGCCCATTGATATTTTGGTTTCCGATGTCAGTTTTATCTCGCTGAGCAAAGCACTGCCTGCCCCGCTGAGCCTCTTAAAGCCTGGGGGGCTGGGGGTGGTGCTGGTTAAACCCCAGTTTGAGGCACCCCGTGCCGCCGTGGCAACCGGTGGGGTGGTGCTGGATCTTGCTGTGCAGCAGCAGTGTGTGGCGCGTATTGCTCACTGGCTTACCGCGCAGGGCTGCCGAGTGGTGGGACACACCCCCTCACCCATCAAAGGCCCCAAGGGCAACCAGGAGTATCTGCTGCACTTTAGCAAACCCGCCTGA